The following coding sequences are from one Bos mutus isolate GX-2022 chromosome 22, NWIPB_WYAK_1.1, whole genome shotgun sequence window:
- the CISH gene encoding cytokine-inducible SH2-containing protein: MVLCVQGLCPLLAVEQIGQRPLWAQSLELPQQVMQPLSAGAFLEEAVEESPAQPEREPKVVDPEEDLLCIAKTFSYLRESGWYWGSITASEARQHLQKMPEGTFLVRDSTHPSYLFTLSVKTTRGPTNVRIEYADSSFRLDSNCLSRPRILAFPDVVSLVQHYVASCAADTRSDSPDLATTPALPTPKEDAPSDPALPATAVHLKLVQPFVRRSSTRSLQHLCRLVINRLVADVDCLPLPRRMADYLRQYPFQL; the protein is encoded by the exons ACTTTGTCCTTTGCTGGCCGTGGAGCAGATTGGGCAGAGGCCCCTGTGGGCCCAGTCCCTGGAGCTGCCCCAGCAAGTTATGCAGCCTTTGTCTGCTGgcgccttcctggaggaggcagtagAGGAGTCCCCAGCCCAGCCAGAGAGGGAGCCCAAGGTGGTGGACCCCGAGGAGGACCTGCTGTGCATAGCCAAGACCTTCTCCTACCTTCGGGAATCTG GCTGGTACTGGGGTTCCATTACGGCCAGTGAGGCCCGGCAACACCTTCAGAAGATGCCAGAGGGCACCTTCCTGGTACGTGACAGCACCCACCCCAGCTACCTGTTCACACTGTCCGTCAAGACCACCCGCGGGCCCACCAACGTGCGCATTGAGTACGCCGACTCCAGCTTCCGCCTGGACTCCAACTGCCTGTCCAGGCCGCGCATCCTGGCCTTCCCAGATGTGGTGAGCCTGGTCCAGCACTACGTGGCCTCCTGTGCTGCAGACACCCGGAGTGACAGTCCCGACCTTGCCACCACCCCGGCCCTGCCCACCCCGAAGGAAGATGCGCCCAGTGACCCAGCCCTGCCCGCCACGGCCGTTCACCTGAAGCTGGTACAGCCCTTTGTGCGCAGGAGCAGCACCCGGAGCCTGCAGCACCTGTGCCGCCTCGTCATCAACCGCCTGGTGGCCGACGTGGACTGCCTGCCGCTTCCCCGGCGCATGGCTGACTACCTCCGACAATaccccttccagctctga